In Festucalex cinctus isolate MCC-2025b chromosome 21, RoL_Fcin_1.0, whole genome shotgun sequence, one genomic interval encodes:
- the kif25 gene encoding kinesin-like protein KIF25, translating to MLFYRILLQEVGGNVRVHCRLRPLLPLDCVQTSPSGCGCCSSHEVIRAISHDTLAVECVKAGVAAHDKIFGFDRVHGPDESQEDVFKPLLGSLMDGRRDVCVLTYGQTGSGKTHTVLGWPESKRASGLREGLVVKAAAEIFRMMSDERRASRALEMSAVEVRNRHAVDLLAKDGGNVTSSAAASCQLTSLTHERVHDVAHLMLRLRADRLRCHLIVTLALTWCDPAGRHSPEDAVGSPSPASFRSKLRLVDLASSECAGERKFHPCLVLLGGTLDASAWEWSCIKRSVSALWDVVSALAERRTHVPYRNSKLTHLLKDAIGGDGELLVMLCVSPARRFLSESLQTLSFGARARQVRPHPAGKKSDHVK from the exons ATGTTGTTTTATCGGATTTTGTTGCAGGAGGTCGGCGGGAACGTGCGAGTGCACTGCAGGCTTCGTCCTCTTTTACCTTTGGACTGCGTCCAGACGTCCCCGTCTGGATGTGG GTGTTGCTCATCCCACGAAGTGATTCGCGCCATCAGCCAC GACACGCTGGCGGTGGAATGCGTCAAGGCCGGCGTGGCGGCGCACGACAAGATCTTTGGATTTGACAG GGTTCACGGGCCGGACGAGTCGCAGGAAGACGTCTTCAAGCCCCTCCTCGGCTCGCTGATGGACGG TCGCCGCGACGTTTGCGTCCTGACGTACGGCCAGACGGGAAGCGGCAAGACGCACACCGTGTTGGGCTGGCCCGAGTCCAAGCGAGCGTCGGGACTGCGGGAAGGCCTCGTCGTCAAGGCCGCCGCCGAGATCTTCCG GATGATGTCGGACGAGCGTCGGGCGAGCCGCGCGCTGGAGATGTCGGCGGTGGAGGTGCGCAACAGGCACGCCGTCGACCTGCTGGCCAAAGATGGTGGAAATGTCACCTCGTCCGCCGCCGCTTCCTGTCAGCTGACCTCCCTCACGCACGA GCGGGTGCACGACGTGGCACATCTGATGCTGCGGCTGCGCGCCGACCGCTTGCGCTGCCACCTCATCGTCACGCTCGCGCTCACCTGGTGCGACCCCGCCGGGCGCCACTCGCCAGAAGACGCCGTCGGCAGTCCGTCGCCGGCGTCCTTCCGAAGCAAACTGCGGCTGGTGGACCTGGCGAGCAGCGAGTGTGCGGGTGAGCGCAAATTTCACCC GTGTCTggtactgctcggtggcacactTG ACGCGTCGGCGTGGGAGTGGTCGTGCATCAAGCGCAGCGTGTCGGCGCTGTGGGACGTGGTGAGCGCGCTGGCCGAGCGCAGGACGCACGTCCCCTACAGGAACAGCAAACTCACTCACCTGCTCAAAGACGCCATCG GGGGCGACGGCGAGCTGCTGGTGATGCTGTGCGTGTCCCCCGCGCGCCGCTTCCTCAGCGAGTCCCTGCAGACGCTTTCATTCGGCGCTCGGGCGCGACAAGTGCGTCCGCATCCCGCCGGGAAGAAGAGCGACCACGTCAAGTGA
- the ccdc167 gene encoding coiled-coil domain-containing protein 167: MVRVKDKRRENSSVASEIDRLEERRARCHDNLERADFRSRKAKLSDEERQEVEKEMQTLSSRLQHLDEELQRLRGHNRRNALLSLALLAVCALVYYLFLVYDQQQSS; the protein is encoded by the exons ATGGTGAGAGTGAAGGACAAACGACGGGAGAACAGCAGCGTGGCCAGCGAG ATTGACCGCTTGGAGGAACGGCGGGCTCGTTGCCATGACAACCTGGAAAGGGCCGATTTCAGGAGTAGGAAGGCCAAATTGTCCGACGAGGAGAG ACAAGAAGTGGAAAAAGAAATGCAAACCTTAAGCTCCAGGCTGCAACATTTGG ACGAGGAGTTGCAGCGTTTACGAGGGCACAATCGGAGGAACGCGTTGCTGTCGCTGGCCCTGCTGGCCGTCTGCGCTCTCGTCTACTACTTGTTCCTCGTCTACGACCAGCAACAATCAtcatga